TCAACGGCAGCACTGAGGCGCTGGACAAGCTGGACGCCGACGCCGTGTCGCCGACGGTCAGCCAGCTCAGCGCCGTCTTTGAGAAGGCCGACTCGAGGACCGGCCTCCACCGTGGGCCCGGGCTCCCCAGGGCCGCGGTCGCCGGGGTTCCCCAGGTCAACTCGAAGCTGGTCAGTAAGCGGTCCCGGGTGTtccagccgccgccgccgccgcctcccgccCCGTCGGGGGATGCACCGGCCGAGAAGGAACGCGGCCCTGGAGGGCAGCAGCCTCCGCAGCATCGAGTGGCCCCTGCCCGGCCACCCCCTAAGCCTCGGGAGGTGCGCAAGATTAAGCctgtggaggtggaggagagcGGGGAGTCGGAGGCCGAGGCGGCGCCCAGGGATGTGATTCAGGCGGAGGTGACGGTCCACGCGGCCCTGGAGAATGGCAGCACCTTGGCAACCACAGCCGGCCCCGCGCCCGAGGAGCAAAAGGCCCAGGCGGCCCCGGAGGAGGCCCCAGCGACCGTAGCGGCGCCCGAGAGGGGGGTGGGCAACGGCCGGGCCCCGGACGTGGCCCCCGAAGAGGCGGATGAGTCCAAGAAGGAGGACTTCTCGGAGGCAGACTTGGTGGACGTGAGCGCCTACAGTGGGCTGGGGGAGGACTCTGGGGGCAGTGCCCTGGAGGAGGACGACGAAGACGACGAGGAGGATGGGGAGCCTCCTTACGAGCCCGAGTCGGGGTGCGTGGAGATCCCGGGGCTATCGGAAGAAGAGGACCCGGCCCCTAGCCGGAAGATCCATTTCAGCACGGCGCCCATCCAAGTGAgtgagcccccctccccgcccccgcgccGCCCCTGCCACGTGCACGTCGTCGCCCCCGCCTCGCCAGCCGAGTTTGGCAGGCTGAGTCAGCCCCTGCCACCCAGCCCCCTTCCCAGAAGTTACCACCCtgaggggggtgtgggggagtTCCAGCTGTTTGTCAGAGGGGAACGATTTTCAGGCCCGAGACAGGGCGGCCTGCCCCGACCTGCCCTCAGGTTGTTCTGCCTGCCACCTCGCGCCCGGGCTGTGCCGCACCCGCTTCCTGGGACAcctgctttcctttcctctcccagaCACTCTTCCTCCGGTGGCTGCCTGAGGCTGGGACTCAGGTGGTGGGGAGGTGTGTGCCTCTGTGTGCCTGTCCTCAGGAGACCCTCCCCACATTGGTCCTTATTCCACTCTGGGCGGGAGAGGTGGGGGAACTTAGAAACACTCCCTGCTGTCCCTATAGAGGAGGGAGGCGCCAAGAACTTCCTAAAACGCAGGTGTAGGGGAGCgcagcccttcctccctcctgtctgTAGCCCCTGCCCCAAGTTTGCAGAAGTGAAAGAGGGAAGCAAGGTCTATGAgggtgagcagggctgggcccatgtgactgggggtggggcaagggcCTGTCGCTGGGGCCCTGTTccctggggtctgtgctgggccagctggggtgggggaggtgctggGTTCCACAGGGAGCGGGCACCTTGCCTGGCCCGTGAGGGGGCTGGGCCTTGGGCAGGGCTGcaagagagggggtggggctgggaaagCCCCCAGGATGCCTGGCAGCTGCCCACATGCGTTTGCTCTTGGCTGCTTGGGGGAGGACTGACGGACTCCCATGGCCTTGGCAAACTCCCAGAGCTCTTGCCACATTCTCCGGGTGCCCTAAAAAGGAGCTCCTCCTTTTGGGGGTCCCACCTCCCCACCATCGCTCTTGGCGATTGGCGTGTGGCTTGTGCCAGTGCCCCAGGACAGTGCCGACGGAATCTGGGTAGGGGGACATCCCTGGGAAGCATTAAGAGCCCCAGGTcacacccctccccttcctgcctccctccaagCTTGGCCAGCACATCCAGTCTAGATGGCCCTTTCTCActgctccaggctcagctgtgcCCAGTGCCATGTCCGCTGCCAGGGTGGGGGGGTGTGTCCAGGCCCTGGGACTCTCCTAGGCCTGGACCCTGCCTTTACCCCTCCCCAGCCCAACCCTCACTGTTTGCTTGAAGTTTCCATAACTGCTCCTGGACCCTGAGGCTGCCCAAGTTCCCTGCCACCCCTCCTAGAAATTCAGGGgctgctcctctcccccctcctccctcctccagctgGGCCCAGAAAGGTGCTACTCCAACAGCgccattcctcccccaactctgcTGCGACCTCACGCGTCCtttcccagccctccccctcccgaGGGTGACAGGATCCTGGCTGGAATGGAAGGAAGATTATGGTGTTTCTTGGGACCCGACAGAGGAGGTGGGGACCACTGAGGGAGTCAGGACCCTCCCAGCCACAACCAGTTCTCTGAGTGGCCTGATCCCTTCAGAGGTGGAGTTTGGTCTCTCAGTCCTGGGCCTCTGACTGTCTATATTTGACTCCTTACCCTGATTTTTGGGTAATAAATAGCGCACGATTTGGAGCAGTGTTTCCGGACTCCCTGGTGACCGTTGCTCGCAGGAGGGTGGGAGCCAGTGGTCCGTGGTGCCGCCTTGGTATGTCTGACTTTTGACCTTGCTGGGgatttcctcctccccaccctgggcaGTGGGTCCcagtttttccccttccctgcccccactccgTGCTGACACTGATTTGAGGGTCTCGGGCCTCTACAGATGACCCAGTTGTTGCCTTTATGGAGGCTTCTGCTGAGGACGGAGAGCCCAGTTCCGCATTGGCAGttggggcaggggcctgggccctGTGACACAGGCCTGGCACATCGTGGTGGGTGATGTGGGGGGTGGCCTGGGACTTCTGAGGCTGGGGTCTGGGTTTCCTGCACAGGGCAGGGTTTGATAGGCTAGGAGAGGGGAGAGCAAAGCCCAGGACAGGCTGGAGTGGGTTCCCGCGTCCACCTGCACCCAGTTGGGGTTTGGTTGGCCCAGGCCACCACAAAGACGGTGGCATGAAGGGCCCCCTGTCTGCTGGAGCAAAGGGTGAGGCTCAAGGGACCCATGCAAAAGTGGGCCAAAGCCAGTTTGCTAGGTCCAGGGCATGAGTGCAATGTGGACAAAGTCACAGGTGACCCACCTGCCACGGCCCACTAGGTGCAGTCTCACTCACCCTGCTCGGCCACTGGCCAACCCAAGTGACCTTAGCAGCAGACCTGgcttcttattctgtgtgtgGACTGGGGGCCTGGAGGCCAACAGCTGGGTGTCAGGAGGTCCCTCCACAGTTGACGATCAGCTTCAAGGAGTTTCTCTGATGCGGTGAAATCAAGGGCAGGGAGTTACGGGACCACATGGGCCCCTCTCAGCTGCACTTCTGATTCCCTGAAACCCCCCTGGTAGGAGCGAGGCTCTGGTGGGCTGTGGAGGGTGACACCGAGCGAGCCCAAACAAAGGCTGGGGCACAAGTCTGTTGCTCGCCAGGGTGCCCCTGGGAGAGAGGGCCCTGGCAGGGGCCTTGGAGGGCATGATGCTCCACTCCAGCTGCTCAGGCCTCAGGCCCTGCCGTCTGATAGAGCTGTGCCCACCCTTCCTCGCCCCCGCATGGCTCCAAATGGTGCCAACCTGTCGCTGCAGGCAGCGAAGCATGAACAGGTCACAGTGCCCCAAATGGTGCTCATTCACCTCCCACTGGGGGTACCCCCTCCTGGGACCCAGAATTAGGCACTCTCACAGAGCCCCTGCCCTAGCTTCTTTGCTCTCTGGGAGAGGGTCGGAGTTCTCCTTGCAGAGGGCcacaggaaggagagagtggAGGGTACAGGGGACAGCAAGGTAGGGCTGGCCTCGGGGCCTCCAGGCAGGCTGGGTTCACTGTGGACCTCATCAGAGAGGCTTCACCCCTGCCTGAGCCCTTTGCTCTCACCAGGGTCCCCTAGCCTCTGGCCTGGGCCCCCTGGTGCACGTGGGGATAAGGGACACACCTCAGAGCTGCTTTTctagagggaaactgaggcctggtcCTGCAGGCCAGGCCATGTGGGCCTGGCATTCTCTCCCGCCCTACCTCCTGTCACCTGAGGGGCACCTCAAGTGGAGTGCTCCCCTTTCTCCCTGGGGGGGTGGGACCATCCTTCCTGCCTACCTCCCCTACCCCAGCCTCAGCTCCAAATTCAGGTCACCTGGGTCCTGggtgcctctctgtccctctctctcctcctccctcccctctccccgagTCTCACacgctccctcctctctccccatctggCATCCTCCCGGATCTTCTCCATTCTGactcccctcctccacttccccTCTGCTCAGGCTTGGCCTGACTCTCCTGCCAGTCTGTGTCTGCCCTTGTCTGGCCCTCTGGGTCCTCAGGCgtctcctccagccccagtctGTCGGTCTGCCTCTGACCTGGGGAGCCGGCTTCCGGAGCCTGACAGTTTCCCCAGGAttgccctttctttcctcccccagcaGCCAAAGCTCGTGCCCCTCGCAGAGACAGTGATGGCGTGGCTGGGGCAAgggtgtccctctctgtctcttgcccCGTGGACTCCAGTACTAGAAGGGCCTTCTGTCTGAGCTGGGGTCATCTGCGGGCTGGGGGAGGCCCGGAGCAGGACAGGAACGCCAGTGGGTGACCGCAGCTGGCCCCAGCGGCCTCCCCGCACCCgctctgccctttccctctgACCAGCAGCTCCTCCGCAGGTGTTCAGTACCTACTCCAACGAGGACTACGACCGACGGAACGAGGACGTGGACCCCATGGCTGCCTCTGCTGAGTATGAGCTAGAGAAGCGGGTGGAGAGGCTGGAGCTGTTCCCCGTGGAACTGGAGAAGGGTGAGACATCCGGGCCAGGCTGCGGggtgggctggagggtgggggagtcTCTTCTCTGGTGCCAGCTCTGttctgggccctggggtgggacGGGGGGCTTCCTCAGGGACTTGGGTGTCTATCCTGCCTGGGCCCCTGCCAGTCCCCCCAGCCACACGGACTCCAGTGCGGCCAGAGCTCCCACCCCCTGACCCCTTCCTGTCCCACTCTGTGCTCACCCAGCTGCCAGGCCCCCAGGGGCGCTGTGGGCTGGGCTCCGAGCCATGATGGGAGGCCGGCGCTGTGGGCACTGTGGGGACTCTTCCGGCTAACCGTGTCCTCACAAGCTGTAATgggtgctgggcaggggtggAAGGGGCTGCTGGAACCACACGTAGACTCAGGTCAGTGGTCCCCAAGGAAGGAATGCTTGTGGGAAAGGGAGATGAGAGACTTGGCCAGATTTGGATCACGAGGGCAAGAGGGGTACATGGGACCACGTAGACCTTGTGGAGGCCACTGTCTTTTCTCTGAGACGGACCGGGACACTGTGGCAGGGGACGGGAAAGGACTTTCAGAAAGGCCGCCGCAGGCTGTGCTGTGGGGAGAAGGGTCAGAAGTGGGTGGGGAGAGACCACAGCAGGGTGGGCTGGGTGGTGGCTGCGTGGGAAGCCGGTGTGCTTGGGAGAGCCTTGGGAGGTAGAATCTGTAGGACCTGGTGGCTCTTAGGCCCCGCCTGAGGccgtgagggggagggaggaatccAGGTGActccaggggccccaggagggaGTGGCAGACGGGAAGAGCCTGTTTGTGGGGGAAGATAAGAGTTTGGATGTCAGAGGCCCATGAGACTGGAGGGACAGCTGTGGAGAGCAAAGCAGGAAACCTTCAGTCATTGAGGCAGTGAATGTGGGCGAGTCCATATCGAAGAGACCGACCCAGCGATGGCCACCCCCAGGCCATCCTGTCCCTCTGCGCCCCTCATCGTGTGTACATTAGTCTCTGGCCCACCCCTGAGCCACCCTCAGCATGCCCTGCTGCCCATTGGTTCTTGAGGAtggtgggcacagagcagggcgTGACCCACGAGCATCCTCGTTGACCTGACAAAGAGAGTGTGGACAGAACAGTGTCCCTTACCCAGTCCTGGACATCCCCTAAGTGTGGGGCCTGCTGCTTGAGGTTGGGGCCGTGCCCGGGGTGATggtggagatgggggtggggtggggagtctCTCACTCTGTCCGCCTGCAAAGCCCTGGCTGGAAtgcctcagccccagccccagccccagccccagcccccagcctcctaAACACCAGCCTCTCACTACTTTCTGCTCCACAGACTCCGAGGGCCTGGGCATCAGCATCATCGGTATGGGGGCCGGGGCGGACATGGGCCTGGAGAAGCTGGGCATCTTCGTGAAGACCGTCACCGAGGGTGGCGCAGCCCATCGGGACGGCAGGTatcgcctccccctcccccgctgagCCAGGGTGGGCCCCGGTCTGTGTGGGGCTCAGGTCATCCTGGAGCCTTTGTGTGCTAGGAGCTGGTCCAGAGGGAACAGCGCTGAACACAGTCGATGGGACTTCTGCCGTCATGGCACTTACATCCCTTGGGGGGTGAGGACAGGGGCTGCCTGGAAGCGTTGTAGATCCTGGTTCTGAGTGTGCGTTGGGCTGTGTTCCTGGTGGATCCCCCTGAGCTTCTTTGCTTTCACTCAGCAAATACTGAGTCCCTGGCTCTGTGGTGGGGCTAGAACGAGCCCTGGGGAGCCAGTGATGAGGGCCTTGCCCCTCAAGAAGCACGCCATGTGGTGAGG
The genomic region above belongs to Suricata suricatta isolate VVHF042 chromosome 17, meerkat_22Aug2017_6uvM2_HiC, whole genome shotgun sequence and contains:
- the PPP1R9B gene encoding neurabin-2; amino-acid sequence: APPPHPPSRLQETRKLFERSVPAAAGGDKEAAARRLLRQERAGLQDRKLDVVVRFNGSTEALDKLDADAVSPTVSQLSAVFEKADSRTGLHRGPGLPRAAVAGVPQVNSKLVSKRSRVFQPPPPPPPAPSGDAPAEKERGPGGQQPPQHRVAPARPPPKPREVRKIKPVEVEESGESEAEAAPRDVIQAEVTVHAALENGSTLATTAGPAPEEQKAQAAPEEAPATVAAPERGVGNGRAPDVAPEEADESKKEDFSEADLVDVSAYSGLGEDSGGSALEEDDEDDEEDGEPPYEPESGCVEIPGLSEEEDPAPSRKIHFSTAPIQVFSTYSNEDYDRRNEDVDPMAASAEYELEKRVERLELFPVELEKDSEGLGISIIGMGAGADMGLEKLGIFVKTVTEGGAAHRDGRIQVNDLLVEVDGTSLVGVTQSFAASVLRNTKGRVRFMIGRERPGEQSEVAQLIQQTLEQERWQREMMEQRYAQYGEDDEETGEYATDEDEELSPTFPGGEMAIEVFELAENEDALSPVDMEPEKLVHKFKELQIKHAVTEAEIQQLKRKLQSLEQEKGRWRVEKAQLEQSVEENKERMEKLEGYWGEAQSLCQAVDEHLRETQAQYQALERKYSKAKRLIKDYQQKEIEFLKKETAQRRVLEESELARKEEMDKLLDKISELEGNLQTLRNSNST